In one Triplophysa dalaica isolate WHDGS20190420 chromosome 9, ASM1584641v1, whole genome shotgun sequence genomic region, the following are encoded:
- the LOC130429044 gene encoding protein Smaug homolog 2, with amino-acid sequence MMFRDQVGILTDWFKGWNECEQTVALLSLLKRVSRTQARFLHICLDHWLADCTEIHILEAEANNAAIVSQWQQEPKEKVVSLLLSHLPLLQPRNTEAKCEYMNLLQKVLSHTIESSLFVEESRQLLSYALIHPATTIDDRNSLAMWLNHLEEHLSSRPPPSGPYQHARQGSDEWPGSAESLEPSYGWQENLPSTCSSPAGQNGHVAFPGMGGVTSPVNSAGNVGSMGLQVQPSPLKPCMSLTPANQLACSSDWLNQEEGGGCQGGAGAEHAPLSPQSSVASSGSEQTEDQSNTRNTFQEDGSGMKDVPAWLKSLRLHKYATLFSQMTYEEMMILTERHLESQNVTKGARHKIALSIQKLRERQSILKSLEKDILEGGNVRNALQELQQIIITPIKAYITPTAAQKEVEPGVTPANKAANPGEEKETEVFQTHNPPPCDGESSSAPIYDGDIAGQFTRVMGKVCTQLLVSRPDEENISCYLQLIEKCLTHEAFTETQKKRLLSWKQQVLKLLRLFPRKAVMDSGVYRRGWPAYGSNSLPTAGSVSAGLGRRAQRPFQMPPRGGAPAPRSMGLMTAGGLTGASPRHSLTSPAAVTAQGRQNLWFGNPGGSNSMPSQSRSSVQRTHSLPVHTSPHTMLLFQQQECQLPGTDLEINPTLESLCLSMTEHALGDGMDRTSTI; translated from the exons CGATTGTGAGTCAGTGGCAGCAGGAGCCGAAGGAGAAAGTGGTGTCTCTCCTGCTGTCTCACCTCCCCCTGCTGCAGCCACGGAACACCGAGGCCAAGTGTGAGTACATGAACCTCCTGCAGAAAGTCTTGAGTCACACCATCGAGAGCAGTCTGTTCGTGGAGGAGAGCCGTCAGCTGCTGTCTTACGCCCTCATTCACCCCGCCACCACCATTGACGACCGAAACTCTCTGGCCATGTGGCTCAATCACCTGGAGGAGCATCTTTCATCGCGGCCGCCCCCGTCCGGACCGTACCAACATGCCCGGCAGGGATCCGACGAGTGGCCGGGTTCCGCAGAGTCCTTGGAGCCGTCGTACGGCTGGCAGGAGAACCTCCCGTCCACGTGCAGCTCGCCGGCCGGGCAGAACGGGCACGTGGCTTTTCCCGGTATGGGCGGCGTTACCTCGCCCGTCAACAGTGCCGGCAACGTGGGCTCAATGGGGCTGCAGGTACAGCCCAGCCCGCTGAAGCCTTGCATGTCACTCACCCCTGCCAATCAGCTCGCCTGcagctctgattggctgaaccAGGAGGAAGGGGGTGGATGCCAAGGGGGTGCGGGAGCAGAACACGCCCCTCTGTCACCCCAGAGCAGCGTTGCATCATCGGGGAGCGAACAGACGGAGGATCAGAGCAACACACGCAACACTTTCCAAGAGGATGGCAGCGGAATGAAAG atgtgCCGGCATGGCTGAAGAGTCTCCGTCTGCATAAATACGCGACACTTTTCTCTCAGATGACATATGAAGAAATGATGATTTTGACAGAACGACACCTAGAGTCTCAG AATGTGACAAAAGGTGCTCGGCATAAGATCGCTCTGAGCATACAGAAGCTCAGAGAGCGACAGAGTATTCTGAAATCTCTTGAAAAG GATATTCTAGAAGGCGGAAACGTTCGCAATGCTTTACAAGAACTACAGCAGATCATCATCACGCCAATCAAAGCTTACATCACACCCACTGCTGCCCAGAAGGAGGTGGAGCCTGGAGTTACACCTGCCAATAAAGCGGCCAATCCCGGCGAGGAGAAGGAAACGGAAGTTTTCCAGACCCACAATCCTCCTCCGTGTGATGGAGAGTCCTCGTCTGCACCCATTTATGACGGAGATATTGCTGGACAGTTCACACGTGTGATGGGGAAAG tgtgtACTCAGTTGTTGGTCTCCAGGCCGGATGAGGAGAACATCAGCTGTTACCTGCAGCTCATTGAGAAGTGTCTGACACATGAG GCATTTACAGAGACGCAGAAGAAGAGGCTTTTGTCATGGAAACAGCAGGTCCTGAAGCTGCTCCGCCTCTTTCCAAGGAAAGCTGTGATGGACAGCGGAGTGTACCGGAGAGG GTGGCCAGCGTACGGCTCCAACTCTCTGCCCACAGCTGGTTCTGTGAGCGCGGGTTTGGGCCGGCGGGCACAGCGTCCGTTCCAGATGCCCCCGCGTGGAGGAGCTCCTGCCCCCCGGAGCATGGGACTGATGACTGCCGGTGGTCTGACGGGAGCTTCACCTCGACACTCGCTCACCAGCCCTGCGGCCGTCACGGCACAGGGACGACAG AATTTGTGGTTTGGGAATCCAGGCGGCAGTAACAGCATGCCGAGCCAGAGCAGAAGTTCTGTTCAGAGGACGCACTCGCTGCCCGTGCACACGTCTCCACACACCATGCTTCTGTTTCAACAGCAAG AATGCCAATTGCCAGGAACGGATTTGGAGATCAACCCCACTCTGGAGTCTCTGTGCCTCAGCATGACGGAGCACGCTTTAGGAG ATGGAATGGACCGAACATCAACGATATGA